In a genomic window of Nodosilinea sp. E11:
- a CDS encoding DUF938 domain-containing protein has translation MSTPPDARRYAPATERNREPILAVLQRVLPPTGTVLEISSGTGEHAVFFAPRLTPRQWLPSDLDPLARDSIVAWQAAAPAENLHPPLALDAAAPLWPIESENVKDALTGLDLQRYPITALVNINMIHISPWAACLGLLAGAGRILPPGGILYLYGPYKQNGQHTAPSNAAFDASLQTQNPDWGVRDLEVVVTAAKAHNLALVETVAMPANNLSVIFRAIA, from the coding sequence ATGTCAACACCTCCCGATGCCCGCCGCTATGCCCCCGCCACCGAGCGCAACCGCGAACCGATCTTAGCGGTGCTCCAGCGGGTGCTGCCCCCCACCGGCACCGTGCTCGAAATTTCCAGCGGCACCGGAGAGCACGCCGTTTTCTTTGCGCCTCGCCTTACGCCTCGGCAGTGGTTGCCCTCCGACCTCGACCCCTTGGCCCGCGACAGCATTGTGGCCTGGCAAGCCGCTGCCCCTGCCGAAAACCTGCATCCGCCCCTAGCGCTAGATGCCGCCGCTCCCCTATGGCCAATCGAATCTGAAAACGTCAAAGATGCGCTGACCGGGCTAGACTTGCAGCGCTATCCCATCACCGCCCTAGTCAATATCAATATGATTCACATTTCGCCCTGGGCGGCCTGCCTGGGGTTGCTGGCAGGGGCGGGGCGAATTTTGCCGCCCGGCGGTATTTTGTACCTCTATGGCCCCTACAAGCAAAACGGGCAGCACACCGCCCCTAGCAATGCGGCGTTCGATGCTAGCTTGCAGACCCAAAACCCTGACTGGGGCGTGCGCGATTTAGAAGTGGTGGTCACCGCCGCCAAAGCCCACAATCTCGCCCTAGTCGAAACCGTAGCCATGCCCGCCAACAATCTTTCGGTGATATTCAGGGCGATCGCTTAG
- a CDS encoding IS110 family transposase, translating into MTELSQAHQWVGIDVSKRTLDVYVRPLGLSVQVANSDSGLRELLQALTAFRRETSLIVLEATGGYQALAARTLMAEGWPAVVVNPRQVRDFARATGRMAKTDKIDAEVLAHFADAIRPEVRAMASEASQHLQDLVTRRQQLVEMMSAEKARQRSARARTGQSIEQHIDWLKQQIQDLDTQIEQLIAQSDQWQRTREILTSVPGIGAVTTGLLLASLPELGQISAKRLASLCGLAPFNRDSGQMRGKRMISGGRATVRTGLYMAALVATRHNPVIRDYYQRLLQRGKLKKVALVACMHKLVIILNAMVEHDTLWQAPACSLPAAT; encoded by the coding sequence ATGACTGAACTATCACAAGCGCATCAATGGGTTGGCATTGACGTATCCAAGCGCACCTTAGATGTGTACGTCCGTCCACTTGGATTAAGCGTTCAGGTGGCCAACAGTGACTCTGGTTTAAGAGAGTTGCTACAGGCGTTAACGGCGTTTCGTCGCGAGACGAGTCTGATTGTGCTGGAAGCGACCGGGGGCTATCAAGCCCTGGCGGCGCGAACGTTGATGGCGGAGGGCTGGCCCGCCGTTGTGGTGAATCCACGTCAAGTGCGTGATTTTGCCCGGGCCACGGGGCGCATGGCTAAAACAGACAAAATTGATGCCGAGGTGTTGGCTCACTTTGCCGATGCCATCCGTCCAGAGGTACGGGCGATGGCGAGTGAGGCCAGTCAACACCTTCAAGACCTCGTCACGCGACGGCAGCAACTCGTCGAGATGATGAGTGCCGAAAAAGCCCGGCAACGCTCAGCACGAGCCAGGACGGGTCAGAGCATTGAGCAGCATATTGACTGGCTCAAGCAACAGATCCAAGACCTCGATACCCAGATTGAGCAGCTCATCGCCCAGAGCGATCAGTGGCAGCGCACCCGCGAGATCCTCACCAGTGTGCCGGGTATTGGGGCTGTGACGACGGGGCTCCTCTTGGCCTCACTCCCCGAGTTAGGACAGATCTCAGCGAAGCGCCTAGCCAGCTTGTGTGGCCTCGCCCCGTTCAACCGCGATAGCGGCCAGATGCGGGGTAAGCGGATGATTAGCGGCGGTCGAGCCACCGTGCGCACAGGCCTCTACATGGCCGCGTTAGTCGCCACTCGCCATAATCCGGTCATTCGCGATTACTACCAGCGCCTGCTGCAGCGGGGAAAACTCAAAAAGGTTGCCCTGGTGGCCTGCATGCACAAACTGGTGATTATTCTCAATGCCATGGTAGAACATGACACCCTCTGGCAGGCTCCGGCTTGCTCCCTGCCCGCCGCCACATAA
- a CDS encoding substrate-binding domain-containing protein → MVDQYSPLEREAEGQMLMNRRSFLAGAGGVALATLLAGCQRSSAANLRLAMLANAVPAQLLRAFQQQPEDTITVAVTPEESLLGLYTLLQTWQSQAQGTARAPVADWVSLADYWLAPAIRQGLVQPLAVDSLRAWDDLAAVWPELVRRSETGLPSPDGSIWAVPYRWSHLVLLYDPSRLPRDRNQLSTWADLLRPELTRRVILPDHPRLVLGLAQKALGASANSETPATGLEAFYHDLHQQVRAYDANHYLESLLIGNATAVVAWSDDVLPMVKQYRHLAVAVPPEGTLLSAQLWVRPQVLEATANGSSLADDWLDFCLNDDFATQLAIFGQATSTRLWGVSPDQLPEPLQEPRGLALPPTVAEQSEFLLPLGAESEGRYLDLWKTVRS, encoded by the coding sequence ATGGTTGATCAGTATTCTCCCCTGGAGAGGGAAGCTGAGGGCCAAATGCTCATGAATCGTCGCAGCTTTTTGGCGGGGGCCGGTGGGGTAGCCCTGGCTACTTTGCTGGCCGGATGCCAGCGATCGAGTGCCGCTAATTTGCGGCTGGCCATGCTAGCCAATGCTGTACCTGCGCAGTTGCTCAGAGCCTTTCAGCAACAGCCCGAGGACACCATTACCGTTGCCGTTACCCCCGAAGAGTCGTTGCTGGGTCTCTATACCCTGCTGCAAACTTGGCAGAGTCAGGCGCAGGGGACCGCTCGTGCTCCGGTGGCCGATTGGGTCAGTCTGGCCGACTATTGGCTGGCCCCAGCCATTCGCCAAGGGCTGGTGCAGCCGCTAGCGGTTGACTCCCTCCGCGCTTGGGATGACCTGGCGGCGGTGTGGCCAGAGCTAGTGCGCCGGAGCGAAACCGGTCTGCCCAGCCCCGATGGCAGTATTTGGGCTGTGCCCTATCGCTGGAGCCACTTGGTATTGCTCTACGATCCTAGCCGGTTGCCGCGCGATCGCAATCAACTCAGCACCTGGGCCGATCTACTGCGCCCTGAGCTAACGCGCCGCGTGATTTTGCCCGACCACCCGCGCCTGGTGCTGGGCTTGGCCCAAAAAGCGCTGGGGGCCTCGGCCAACAGTGAAACTCCGGCGACGGGGCTAGAGGCTTTCTACCACGATCTGCACCAGCAGGTGCGAGCCTACGACGCTAATCATTACCTCGAAAGTTTGCTGATTGGCAATGCCACGGCGGTCGTGGCCTGGTCCGACGATGTCTTGCCCATGGTGAAGCAATATCGGCACCTGGCCGTAGCCGTGCCGCCGGAGGGAACGCTGCTCAGTGCTCAGCTCTGGGTGCGACCCCAGGTGCTAGAAGCCACTGCCAATGGGTCGTCCTTGGCTGACGATTGGCTAGATTTTTGCCTCAACGACGACTTTGCTACCCAGTTGGCTATCTTTGGCCAAGCTACCTCTACTCGGTTGTGGGGTGTAAGCCCAGATCAGCTGCCCGAGCCCCTACAAGAGCCGCGCGGGCTGGCGTTGCCCCCCACTGTGGCTGAGCAGAGCGAGTTTTTGCTTCCCCTTGGGGCCGAGTCTGAAGGGCGCTATCTCGACCTGTGGAAGACGGTGCGGAGTTAG
- a CDS encoding TIGR03960 family B12-binding radical SAM protein, producing MPVSINTLVAADIAKPARYLGNELGAVHKPWSQAAVRWVLTYPEVYEVGASNLGHIILYSILNAQPRQLCDRAYLPAADLSTKLKTTGTPLFAVESQRPLTEFDILGFSLSYELGATNILEMLSLAGIPLTWQERDQAGAFAVDKGAWPLIFAGGQTATSNPEPYADFFDFVALGDGEELLPEIALVLEEGKAAGLSREALLLDLAQVPGVYVPRFYDMADDGSVHPNRPDVPTRVLRRVATPIPAYAMGLVPYVETVHDRLTVEIRRGCTRGCRFCQPGMLTRPARDVEPEAVVDAIETGMRKTGYNEFSLLSLSCSDYLALPAVGVEVKNRLKDENISLSLPSQRVDRFDENIANIIGGTRLTGLTFAPEAGTQRMRDIINKGLTNEELLRGIKTAHEQGWGRVKLYFMIGLPGETDVDVLGIAETVRWLRQTCYIKGRRPLTFNITISNFTPKPHTPFQWHSVSTEEFRRKQRLLRAEFSEMRWAKVNFTDVRISAMEDFVGRGDRRLGSVVRRAWELGAGMDSWWESIEKAFGAWTQAIDEAGLTWKYRKVDQGEWNVMDTDVTDSGSDRASLDAPLPWDHLDTGIDKTWLKEDLLRALEAATVPDCSFEGCSHCGVCGPDFGHNVVVPPLPIPAFAGHGQPNSERVQRLRVTLGKLGTMALIGHLDLVRLFDRALRRASLPIAFTGGFHPGPRLSPANALPLGATSSGEVVDFELMRAIAPDDFLQRLAAQLPDEIPLYGVTEVPLDQPSATKCLDRAEYYLQFAPEPNTIAPWESWINAILALEEVPWEKTTKSGKVQIVNLRERLHELSLVTPDQSLPPSLKYPREGESVWLRVVGNCRNDGNLLRPEHVVTLIEQVANQSVTLQHVHRSRLIFV from the coding sequence GTGCCTGTATCAATCAATACATTAGTCGCTGCTGACATTGCAAAACCTGCTCGTTATCTAGGTAATGAACTGGGTGCTGTTCACAAACCCTGGTCTCAGGCGGCAGTGCGCTGGGTACTGACCTATCCTGAGGTCTATGAGGTTGGAGCCTCAAACTTAGGCCACATCATTCTCTACAGCATTTTGAACGCCCAGCCTCGGCAACTGTGCGATCGCGCCTATCTGCCCGCCGCCGACCTGTCCACTAAGCTCAAAACCACCGGCACGCCTCTGTTTGCGGTAGAGTCGCAGCGCCCCCTGACCGAGTTTGACATTTTAGGCTTTAGCCTCAGCTACGAACTAGGGGCCACCAATATTCTTGAAATGCTCTCGCTGGCAGGCATTCCCCTCACCTGGCAAGAGCGTGACCAGGCCGGGGCCTTTGCCGTAGACAAGGGCGCTTGGCCGCTGATCTTTGCCGGCGGACAGACAGCGACCTCTAACCCCGAGCCCTACGCCGACTTTTTTGACTTTGTCGCCCTGGGCGATGGTGAAGAACTGCTGCCTGAGATTGCCCTGGTGCTCGAAGAGGGTAAGGCCGCTGGTCTCAGCCGGGAAGCACTGCTGCTCGACCTCGCCCAGGTGCCCGGGGTCTATGTGCCCCGCTTCTACGATATGGCCGACGACGGCTCGGTACACCCCAACCGGCCCGATGTGCCTACGCGAGTGCTGCGGCGGGTAGCCACTCCGATTCCGGCCTACGCCATGGGCCTGGTGCCCTACGTCGAAACCGTGCACGATCGCCTGACCGTAGAAATTCGCCGGGGCTGCACGCGGGGCTGCCGTTTTTGCCAACCGGGTATGCTGACCCGCCCCGCCCGCGACGTAGAGCCTGAGGCGGTGGTTGACGCCATTGAAACCGGCATGCGCAAGACCGGCTACAACGAGTTTTCGCTGCTGTCGCTGAGTTGTTCTGACTATCTGGCCCTGCCAGCGGTGGGGGTCGAGGTAAAAAATCGCCTCAAGGACGAAAATATTTCGCTGTCGCTGCCCAGCCAGCGGGTCGACCGGTTCGACGAAAACATCGCCAATATCATCGGCGGCACCCGCCTCACCGGGTTAACCTTTGCCCCCGAGGCGGGTACCCAGCGGATGCGCGACATCATCAATAAAGGCCTGACCAACGAAGAACTGCTGCGCGGCATCAAGACTGCCCACGAGCAGGGCTGGGGTCGGGTAAAGCTCTACTTTATGATTGGCCTGCCCGGCGAAACCGATGTAGATGTGCTGGGCATCGCCGAGACCGTGCGCTGGCTGCGCCAGACCTGCTACATCAAGGGGCGGCGGCCTCTGACCTTCAATATCACGATCTCCAACTTTACCCCCAAGCCCCACACCCCTTTTCAGTGGCACTCCGTCTCGACCGAAGAGTTTCGCCGTAAGCAGCGGCTGCTGCGGGCCGAGTTTAGCGAGATGCGCTGGGCCAAGGTGAACTTCACCGACGTGCGGATTTCGGCGATGGAAGATTTTGTGGGCCGGGGCGATCGCCGTTTGGGTTCGGTGGTGCGCCGCGCCTGGGAACTGGGCGCTGGCATGGACAGCTGGTGGGAAAGCATAGAGAAGGCCTTTGGGGCTTGGACCCAGGCCATTGACGAGGCGGGGCTGACCTGGAAGTACCGCAAGGTAGACCAGGGCGAATGGAACGTGATGGACACCGATGTTACGGATAGCGGGAGCGATCGCGCCAGCCTAGACGCCCCTCTGCCCTGGGATCACCTGGACACAGGCATCGACAAAACCTGGCTCAAAGAAGACCTGCTGCGCGCCCTCGAAGCCGCCACGGTGCCCGACTGCTCCTTTGAGGGCTGTAGCCACTGCGGCGTGTGTGGCCCCGACTTTGGCCACAATGTAGTGGTACCGCCGCTGCCGATTCCGGCCTTTGCGGGCCACGGACAGCCCAACTCCGAGCGGGTGCAGCGGCTGCGAGTGACCCTGGGCAAGCTGGGGACCATGGCTCTAATCGGTCACTTAGATCTAGTGCGTCTATTTGACCGTGCCCTGCGACGGGCCAGCTTACCCATCGCCTTTACCGGCGGCTTTCACCCTGGCCCCCGACTGTCACCGGCCAATGCCCTGCCCCTAGGGGCCACCAGCAGTGGTGAAGTGGTCGACTTTGAGCTGATGAGGGCGATCGCCCCCGACGACTTTCTGCAGCGGCTCGCCGCTCAGCTCCCCGACGAAATTCCCCTCTATGGCGTCACTGAGGTGCCCCTTGATCAGCCCTCGGCGACCAAATGCCTCGACCGGGCCGAATACTACCTACAGTTTGCGCCAGAGCCCAATACTATTGCCCCTTGGGAGAGCTGGATCAACGCCATTCTGGCCCTAGAGGAGGTGCCGTGGGAGAAGACCACCAAGTCTGGCAAGGTTCAAATAGTCAACCTGCGAGAGCGGCTGCACGAACTCTCGCTAGTTACCCCGGATCAGTCCTTACCCCCGAGCCTGAAGTATCCTAGAGAAGGGGAGAGTGTGTGGCTAAGGGTAGTCGGCAACTGCCGCAACGATGGGAACCTGCTGCGTCCAGAGCACGTCGTGACTCTAATTGAGCAGGTGGCGAATCAGAGCGTAACCCTACAGCACGTGCATCGCAGCCGGTTGATTTTTGTTTAA
- a CDS encoding STAS domain-containing protein: MQTMSSKEMAIFQAEGSLNASNAHAFHTSLMQQIQSDLASGLFVDMSQVESLDSAGLISLVSALKHARQLQKRLCLYSVPPAIRIVFELTQLDRAFEMVDELPQPLPMAA, encoded by the coding sequence ATGCAGACTATGTCTTCTAAAGAAATGGCTATTTTTCAAGCCGAGGGCTCCCTCAACGCCTCCAATGCCCACGCCTTTCACACCTCTCTCATGCAGCAAATTCAGTCTGACCTGGCCAGTGGCCTATTTGTTGATATGAGCCAGGTTGAGTCCCTTGACAGCGCCGGTCTGATTTCCCTAGTGTCGGCCCTCAAGCATGCTCGCCAGCTGCAAAAACGTCTCTGCCTGTACTCGGTGCCTCCGGCCATTCGGATTGTATTTGAGCTGACTCAGCTCGATCGCGCCTTTGAAATGGTCGACGAGCTACCCCAGCCTCTGCCCATGGCTGCTTAG